The sequence below is a genomic window from Streptomyces sp. NBC_00582.
TGCAAGCCACCCTTGCGCATCGCCTCCTGAGCGGTCAGCCACGGCGGTCGTGCGGTGCGCGCCCAGTACAGGTCCTCGGAGTCGTTGACCTCGACACTTCCATCCGGCAGGCGCCGGGCCATCAAGGTGTTGTAGACGATGTTCCAACCCATAGGGACACGCAGCGGGAGCAAACCCCAGTCCTCGGAAACAGCCGCGGCCAGCGGAGATTGAGGCGGAAGCCCGAAGATCGCGTCCATACGCCGACAGCATAGTCAGGGGATACGTCCTCTACGCAGGTCGATGTCGGATCTCGCCGCCCGTGGGACAGCTCAATGCGGTCACCTGCGCCTTCCGGACAGGGTCAGCTTCCACAGTTCCTCGCCATGCTGGTCATAGAGCTCGCGGTGAGTGTTGGCAAACCTCGCCATGGTGAGCCCGGTGATGGTTTTCGATCCTGCCGGGAGGTCGAAGGCGGGAACGGTGCCGCCGCCCGAGTTGAAGAAGACGAGTCGCCCGCCGGGCGCAAGGGCGGAGAGGGCGCGTGGGAGTAGCTCTCCACCGACTCCGTCCAGGACGACGTCGACTGGCTCCCCCCAGTCCTCGCTGTCGTAGGTCACGATTTCGTCGACGCCGAGACCGCGGAGGAACTCCGCCTTGGCCTGCGAACTCACGGCCGCGACGACCCCTTCAAAGCCCTGGCGTTTGGCAAGTTGGAGGATGAGCCTTGCGCTGAAACCGGCCCCGGGACGGTCGCCCATACGGCCACGGTGCCAGCCCCCTGATCACTGCTCAGCGGTGTCAACCACGACCGGCCGGATCAGCTTGACGGGCTCGTCGCCTGGCTCCTTCCGGACTCCGTCGGCGTCATACACGGTGTACGGTCCCATGAGCCGCGTGCCGGCAGTGCTGGCCAGGTACCACCGGCGGCCGATCAGAGCCAGCCGGTAGTACGGATCCAGGGGGTCGACATCGCTCAAGGACGGATCGATGCCACACAAAACGTCCACGCCGTGTCGCACTCCCAAGTGCTCTGCGACGCGGAGGTCAGGGTACGGCCCAAGTCCACAGTCGTACCTGCCCAGCACATCCAGGGAGAGCGGCCACGCCGGATCTTCGTTGGCCACCAGGCGTATCCACAGGTCCCCCATGTCATCCGCAATGCCAGCCTCGTCCGGCTGAACCACCAACTGCAGGCCAGGCGGGATCAATGCCACGAATGTGGCAACCACGTCGGCAACGGTGAGTGTTCGTGACACGGTGATACTGAACATGATCGTCACATAACCATGCTGGGCAGCTGCCACGAGCTGCATTTCGATATGTGTGTGGCAGACGAGCGTGCTCCCCGGTCACGGGGCGCGGGTGGCGAGGATGCCGAAGACCTCGTCCGTCGCCGGGACTTCGCACACTCCTGGGCCAGCAGCTGGTGAAATGCTCGGCGCGGATGATCCGGATCAGGCACGATTCGACAAGGGGGCCGGAGAAGTCCTCCAGGTACATCGCGGCGTCGGACTTCTCGTCCTCGCGCGCTGCAGGATCGTCGAGGATTCGGACGGGCAGCACCGCCCGCTCCTCGGGTGAGATCTCCGCCCGGCTCTCCAGCGATCTCTCGCCCGCTGTGCGGGGCCGTTGACATCGCTCCCGCACACGGCACACGGCGCACAGGCAGCAGCCCCTCCACCCCGGGCACATCACGATGACCCAGAACAGGTCGGAGTTCCTGGAGTTCCGCCGCCCCCTGCGTTCGCTGCACCCCTTGGACGTACGCATTGCGATCGTCTGCGACAACTACTCATCGCTCCTGACGACCGCCCTGTGCTGCTTCGCTCCAACGCTTGTCCCCCACCGCCAGGGCGGAGTATGTCTCCTTGAGTAGGAGGGTACGGTCGGCGCGGAAGCTCACCACGGTGTGGAGAAGCGGCATGAGTCTCGCGCCCGGCCCTACCGGCTTCGTTCTGCGGCCTGGACGCACGGGTCCACCGGTCTGCTTCAGGTCGGTGCATCCGTGGGTTCGGCTGGCGATGGACGGGACGGGCTGCCCCTTCGATCAGGGTGATGCTCTCGTCCGGGCGGTGCTCGCGTGGTCCGATCCGGTAGCTCTGCCGGCCGACGACCAGTAGCAGGACGGACCGCTGCTGTCCCGGGGCCACGCACGCGGTCGCCGCCGATGTCCGGACGTGCGCGGGGCAGGCTGCCCGCCGGCCGTGCCCGAATGAACAACGACGTCAATGGCTTGAACGGCCTGCCGGCCGCATGTCTCGTCGGCGGCGCGGAGTCGGGCGGGGGCGACCGGTAACGGGGCTTTCTTTGCTCCCTCTTGAATATTTTTGCCGAATCGGTGAGCCCGAACGGCACCCGGCACGTATTCGTCCTGGACCGCCCCGCCGGGCGATGAGTGACTGAACAGGTATCTCGACCCACAGGAGGAACAGTGCGGCTTTCGCGAAACATCGTGGGCACTCTTGTCGTGGGCGGCGCTCTGACCCTGACAGTGAGCGCCCTCGCCTACCCGTCGATGCTCGGTCTGACCACCGTGTCCACCTCGTCCGACCGGCTCATCGCCAACACCCAGTGGGGACCTTTCACCGAGAGCGACCGGGCCTTCGTGGTGGCGGTGCGGGCGGCCGGCCTCTGGGAGCATCCGGTCGGACTGATCGGGCTGGAGAAGGGGCAGAGCAAGGCCGTTCGCACCGCCAGCGAGCACCTGGTCGACGGACACGCGGCGCTGGACGAGACCTGCCGCAAGATCGCACCGATGCTCAACGTCGTCCTGCCCAACGTGGCCAGCCCTCAGCAGGAAGGGTTCGTCACCACACTGAAGACGTCCCAGGGCAAGCAGTTCGACATCGACTTCGCCAACATCCTGCGTATGACGCACGGTTCCATCTTCAACACCGTGGCGAAGGTCCGCTCGACGACGAAGAACTCCCTGGTGCGCGCCCTGGCCGACCAGGCCAACGACACCGTCCTGGACCACATCACGGTGATGGAGAAGACCGGTCTGGTCGACTTCGACACCACGCTGTTCAATCAGACCAAGCCGCCAACCCTACCCAAGTCGGACATGACTCCGCCGGTCCCGCCCGCCGGTCAGCCGCTGGTCGTCCTTCCCCCGCCGCCGAACGCCACGTCCACCCCTGCGGACCTGGGCCCGGCAATGAACGGCGCGGCCGCCGGCGGGTAGACGCCGGTGGGCCCAGGCCTCCTCGTGCGCCTGACCATCGGCTCCTGCCCCTGACCGCCCTACTCGGGCCTGGCTGGTGGCCTCCTCACCGAGGAAGACCTCGCCGAGCTCTCCTGAACGCGGACAGCGGCAAAAGGGAGCGGTACGCCGCCAGCGGAGCGGCTCACACCGAATCCGCCCACTCCGCGATGAGCCGTGTGGATCGCTCGGGGCGTTCCTCGTGCAGGTAGTGCCCGACCCCGGGCCACTGGTCCACGCGGGGGCCGGGCACGTGCAGCGTGCTCCGCTCCCAGGCGGCCGCCCCGGCCGAGGTCCACACCGTCAGGGCCGGCCGCAGGCGTCGGCGCAGATACGCCTCACTGTGCGGGCGGAGGCCGACGGCGTCCGGTTCCGTGTACATGCCGGCGTACGCCTGGGCGATGACATGGTCCGGGGTGCCGAGCATGGTGCGGATATGGGCGGTACGCAGCCCGGGCGGGGCCTGTGCGGAGAAGGCCCCTGCGACGAAGTCCGCGGCAGCGCGGGCTCCTCGCTTCCGGTAGGCGGCCAATCGCCCGGGATGCCGTCCACTTCGGCGCCGTGCGCGCCGTGGGCCGGGTCCAGGGCCACGACCGAGCGGACCAGCTCGGGGTGTCGTACCGCGAGAAGGTTGACCGCCTGTCCGCCCATGGAGTGGCCGACGGCCACCACCGGGCGGCAGCCGAGGTGTTCGAGCAGGGCCGCCAGGTCGCCCGCCACCTCGTCGGTGAGGACGAAGTCGGCCCGGTCCCAGGCGGTGGGTATCCGGGCCGGGCGGGCGGCCAGTGCCTGGAAGTCAGGCCAGTCGCGGGAGAGGAACAGAGCCTCCATGAGAAGAAGAGCAGCGGCATCGGCTTCGGCCGCACAAGGATCGTCTACGTCGGCTTCGCCAACTTCTCCGCGATCCCCAGCACACTTGCAGGAGCTGCGGAACCCTCGACCCAGCCAAGTCCAACGGCCCCGAAGGGCCGCTCTCCCCCACCTGCCCGGCGGAATGCGACCCTCCGTCCCCCGGACACTGTCGACGAGTAGCGAGACGCGGCGGGCGCGTCTGGCCGCGCCCGCCGCTCGCACCGTCGTGGGAACTCTATGCAGCGGCCGCCTGGAGGTGGACGGCTCGGGCGCGGACCACGAAGGGCCGGGAGAAGACGGTGATGGCGATGGATACGGCGGCCACAAAGGTGATGGCTGTGCCAGATGTGAAGTGCTGAGCAATGCCGCCGGCGATCACGGCCCCGATACCTTGCCACGTCATCCGGCCGGCGGACTCAACTCCCTGGACCTGGCCACGGACCGGATCAGGGGTCAACTCCAGAAGCTGCTCCTGAAGCGGCAGGGTGGCAGCGAAGCCGGCACTGGCGATGGACACCGCGGCTGTCGCCACCAGCACGGGCGGGTGGACGGCGAACAGCAGGAAGGGGGCGGCGAGCAGCAGTCGCAGGGCGAACGCGTAGCGGCGTCGCTGCTCGGCGGTGAACAGCCGCCCGACCACAAGGTCACCGAAGAGCATGCCTGTTGATCCGGCGGCCAGGAAGACGCCGGCGTGACAGGGGGCGTAGGAGATGAACAGCGCCTCGCAGCCAACGATCAGACCGTTGGGGACCCACAGGTTCAGCAGCAGCGCGCGTTGGCCGGAGTGGGAGAAGAGCTCGATGTTCGTCGTCCAGGTCTGGCGGAGTCCAGGGCGACGGGTCAGACGGATCGAGCGTTCCCGGACCGTCACCGCCACAATGATCGATCCACCGCCGGTCAGTGCTGTCGCCACGGCGAAGACCTCCTGCGGGCTCAGGTACCGCAGCAGTACGGAGCCGATGGCGTAGCCGAGGATGGCCATGCCTCCCGAGGTGATGTTCATCAGGGAACGTGCCAGTGCATGGGTGGAGGTCGGCACCACCTCCGCGAGCAGCCCCATCCGTGCGCCCGTTCCCAGGGACTGGAAGAACCCCAGTACAAGGAGCAGACCGAACCGGGCGGCGAGCGGCAGCCCTGGAACCGCCTGTGCGGCAACACCTACGAGCGAGACGCACTGGAGCGCGACGAGGGTCCGGCGGGGACGGCTTCCGTCCGCGACCGACATCAGTGTCAGCGCACCGAGAACCGTCGCGAAGGTGGCGCCGTACATGCTCACGGCGGTCAGGAACGGGGACTTGGTCTGTTGGTTGACCAGCGTGCCGAGCGCGAAGCCCGACATGGTGCTCGCGGCGACCGACAGTGTGAAGCCGGCGTACAGGCCGACGAATTCACGGTTGCGGAGCAGGTCACGGTAGGTGGTGGGTGGAGTGTCGTAGGCGGATGTGTCAGAAGGCATGAAAAAAGCCTTCGCGCGCCCAACTTGGGGCGCCGAAGGCCGCTGGATACAGCATAGCAAGTGCCGCAGTCCCCACCACGGCCCGCATCGGACCGGGGAGATGCGGACGCGGATACGCACCGGTCTCGGCAGTACCGCCCCTGCACCGGCGGCTGTCGCCAGGTGCGAGCAGACTGTTCATCAGTGTGCTCGTCGAGGAGGGTGCGGGGCTGGCCGTAGGGGAGGCGGGCCAGGCCGGTGGCCGGGCGCAGGTCGCGGGGCTGACGACCTTCCCCGGGCCGGGGCGGCGATGGGTGAAGAACATCGGTCACCGGATACGGCCGCGCAGCGGCCGGGGCAGGAGACGGGCGGTGCGGGCGTCCCAGTAGACGGTCTCCAGCACGAAGTCATCGCGCGCCTGACCGCGGCGGGGGCCCGGTGCGGGCGTCCTTCGCAGCACCAGCGCCCACTTCCAGAGGTGAGGCGCGTTTCCGGGCTCTGACGGGGCTGTGGGTTTCTCGTCGTTCTACTCGTTGGTCTTGATCTTCTTCATGGTCAGGTGGGATTCGAGGCGAAGTACGGCGGGCAGGCCGCTGAGCTTTTCGGTGAGGAAGGCTTCGTAGGCGGCGTGGTCGGCGACCGCGACGCGCAGGAAGTAGTCGGGGCGCCCGTACATGCGGCGGAACTCGATGACCTCGTCATAGGAGGCCACGGTGTCCTCGAAGTCCTGGAAGCTCTTGCGGTCCTGGGCGTAGATCTCGACGTCGATGAGGACCTCCAGGTCGCGGCCCAGGGCCTGAGGGTTGATGACGGCCCGGTACCCGGTGATGACGCCGGCCTCTTCCAGCCGCTTGACCCGGCGCAGGCAGGGCGGTGGGGTCAGACCGACACGCTTGGCCAGCTCGACGTTGGTCAGCCGCCCGTCCTGGCGCAGGTGAAACAGAATGTCGCGATCAATGGCGTCGAGGGTAATTTCATTGCTCACTACATGATCATAGAGCGGTAAGTGGCAACCATGTGAGGTGCGATTCATCCTAAAATTCCACACATGGATAGCACTCATGTAGGCGCCGAGGACCGGCCTCGGCCCGTTCCCGCTCCTCCACCCTCGACACGGTCCGGGGCGCGCGCGGCGTTGAAGGACTCCGCCGGAGTCGGGTTGGGTTTCCTGCCGCTCGGCCTCGCCTTCGGGGCGCTGGTGACGCAGTCGGGTCTGGACTGGTGGTGGGCGGGGCTGTCCGCGGCGCTCGTCTTCGGCGGATCGTTCGAGTTCTTGCTCATCGGCATGGTCACGGCCTCGGCACCGCTCGCGGCGATCGCGGTCTCCGCGCTGCTGGTGAACGTCCGGCACGTCTTCTACACGCTGTCCTTCCCCCTGCACCGCGTGAAGGGCCGTCTCGGCAAGGCGTACAGCACCTACGCGATGTGCGACGAGGCGTATGCGCTGACCACCGGCGAGCGGGCGCGCACCTGGTCCAGCCGCCGCATCCTGTGGCTGCAGTTCTTCCTGCACCTGTACTGGGCGGGCAGTTCCACCGTCGGCGCCCTGCTCGGCTCCCTCATCCCCGACAGCGTCACCGGCCTGGACTTCGCCCTGACCGCCCTGTTCACCGTCCTCGCACTCGACGCCGTCCGAGACCTGCGGGGCGACGTGCCCACCCCCGTCCTGGCCGTGCTCAGCGCCCTGTCCGCCCGGCTCCTCTTCCCCGGCCAGATGCTCCTGGCCGCCTTCACGCTGTTCACCACCGCCCTCCTCGCCCGCCACCTCACCACCTCCAGGAAGCCCCACCATGCGTGACACCAGCTACACCATCGCCGCCGTCCTCGTCGCCGCCGCCGTCACCTGGGCCCTGCGCGCCCTGCCCTTCGCCGCCCTCACACCCCTGCGTGAAAGCGGCACCGTCCAGTACCTCAGCACCCGCATGCCCGCCGGCGTCATGGTGATCCTGGTCGTCTACTGCCTGCATGACCTGCCAGTGACCGAAGCCCGCGGCACAGCGCCGCTCGGGGCCGTTGTCCTCACCATCGGCCTGCATGTGTGGCGCCGCAACGCACTGCTGAGCATCCTCGGCGGCACCGCCACCCACGTGCTGCTCGCCAGCACGCTCTTCGCCCACTGAACCCACCTGACACCGAGCCTGGTGCTGTCGCTTGTCGGGTCCGGCTCAGATTCCGTGATCTGGTTACTGAGCGTTCGGGTGCCCATAAAGTTGAGCTCGGAGCGAGTGGGCTAGCTGGTCTGCCTGGTCAGCCGTTACTCGCTCCCGCTCTGGTCGCCGAAGCAGCTCGAAGATGCCCGGCCCGCGATGCTCTGGTCGCAGATCTGCCATGCGCGGAACGATATGGAAGTGCACGTGCGCGAAACCCTCGGCTTCGGCAAATTGGACGACGTAGGTCTTGGCACAACCAGTCACGCTCCGGAGAGCCCGGGAGAGCTTGACCTGCCACACTCCTAGGGCAGATGCCTCAGCGCCGGTGAGGTCATGAACCGCGGCGACGTGGCGCCGAGGCAGCAGCACCATCCAGCCGGGCACCGCGGTGTTGA
It includes:
- a CDS encoding zinc-binding dehydrogenase; its protein translation is MGDRPGAGFSARLILQLAKRQGFEGVVAAVSSQAKAEFLRGLGVDEIVTYDSEDWGEPVDVVLDGVGGELLPRALSALAPGGRLVFFNSGGGTVPAFDLPAGSKTITGLTMARFANTHRELYDQHGEELWKLTLSGRRR
- a CDS encoding DUF4142 domain-containing protein translates to MGGALTLTVSALAYPSMLGLTTVSTSSDRLIANTQWGPFTESDRAFVVAVRAAGLWEHPVGLIGLEKGQSKAVRTASEHLVDGHAALDETCRKIAPMLNVVLPNVASPQQEGFVTTLKTSQGKQFDIDFANILRMTHGSIFNTVAKVRSTTKNSLVRALADQANDTVLDHITVMEKTGLVDFDTTLFNQTKPPTLPKSDMTPPVPPAGQPLVVLPPPPNATSTPADLGPAMNGAAAGG
- a CDS encoding alpha/beta fold hydrolase, producing MVAVGHSMGGQAVNLLAVRHPELVRSVVALDPAHGAHGAEVDGIPGDWPPTGSEEPALPRTSSQGPSPHRPRPGCVPPISAPCSAPRTMSSPRRTPACTRNRTPSASARTVRRICADACGRP
- a CDS encoding MFS transporter, which encodes MPSDTSAYDTPPTTYRDLLRNREFVGLYAGFTLSVAASTMSGFALGTLVNQQTKSPFLTAVSMYGATFATVLGALTLMSVADGSRPRRTLVALQCVSLVGVAAQAVPGLPLAARFGLLLVLGFFQSLGTGARMGLLAEVVPTSTHALARSLMNITSGGMAILGYAIGSVLLRYLSPQEVFAVATALTGGGSIIVAVTVRERSIRLTRRPGLRQTWTTNIELFSHSGQRALLLNLWVPNGLIVGCEALFISYAPCHAGVFLAAGSTGMLFGDLVVGRLFTAEQRRRYAFALRLLLAAPFLLFAVHPPVLVATAAVSIASAGFAATLPLQEQLLELTPDPVRGQVQGVESAGRMTWQGIGAVIAGGIAQHFTSGTAITFVAAVSIAITVFSRPFVVRARAVHLQAAAA
- a CDS encoding Lrp/AsnC family transcriptional regulator codes for the protein MSNEITLDAIDRDILFHLRQDGRLTNVELAKRVGLTPPPCLRRVKRLEEAGVITGYRAVINPQALGRDLEVLIDVEIYAQDRKSFQDFEDTVASYDEVIEFRRMYGRPDYFLRVAVADHAAYEAFLTEKLSGLPAVLRLESHLTMKKIKTNE
- a CDS encoding AzlC family ABC transporter permease, producing MDSTHVGAEDRPRPVPAPPPSTRSGARAALKDSAGVGLGFLPLGLAFGALVTQSGLDWWWAGLSAALVFGGSFEFLLIGMVTASAPLAAIAVSALLVNVRHVFYTLSFPLHRVKGRLGKAYSTYAMCDEAYALTTGERARTWSSRRILWLQFFLHLYWAGSSTVGALLGSLIPDSVTGLDFALTALFTVLALDAVRDLRGDVPTPVLAVLSALSARLLFPGQMLLAAFTLFTTALLARHLTTSRKPHHA
- a CDS encoding branched-chain amino acid transporter permease, whose protein sequence is MRDTSYTIAAVLVAAAVTWALRALPFAALTPLRESGTVQYLSTRMPAGVMVILVVYCLHDLPVTEARGTAPLGAVVLTIGLHVWRRNALLSILGGTATHVLLASTLFAH
- a CDS encoding HIT family protein, translating into MTTPDCYTCGKEADFDNLPPRECVVYDQHWRVAHAFNTAVPGWMVLLPRRHVAAVHDLTGAEASALGVWQVKLSRALRSVTGCAKTYVVQFAEAEGFAHVHFHIVPRMADLRPEHRGPGIFELLRRPERERVTADQADQLAHSLRAQLYGHPNAQ